Proteins encoded together in one Vigna angularis cultivar LongXiaoDou No.4 chromosome 5, ASM1680809v1, whole genome shotgun sequence window:
- the LOC108339157 gene encoding uncharacterized mitochondrial protein AtMg00820-like — MMITNSKDPQSYEEACKSIQWREAMNVEMKAIEKNHMWELVDPPEGVTTIGVKWIFKTKFNENGHVEKYKAGLVAKGYAQRYEVDYKKVFALGSRLDIVRILLALAAQNTWDVFQLDLKEKFERCFSEHTLFMRRIKGPILIISLYVDDLIFTRNSKRFGDEFKSSMKREFDITDLGKMRYFLDIEVIQSNTRILICQRQYARDVLERFNMTKSNLV; from the coding sequence ATGATGATTACAAACTCTAAAGATCCTCAATCCTATGAAGAGGCTTGTAAAAGTATACAATGGAGGGAAGCTATGAATGTAGAAATGAAAGCAATTGAAAAGAATCATATGTGGGAACTAGTAGATCCTCCAGAAGGGGTCACAACTATTGGTGTTAAATGGATTTTCAAGACCAAATTCAATGAAAATGGTCACGTTGAAAAGTACAAGGCCGGACTAGTGGCCAAAGGTTATGCTCAAAGGTATGAAGTtgattataaaaaagtatttgcTTTAGGTTCTAGACTTGACATTGTGAGAATACTACTAGCTTTGGCTGCTCAAAATACATGGGATGTGTTTCAGCTtgatttaaaagagaaatttgaAAGATGCTTTAGTGAACACACCCtcttcatgagaagaattaaaGGTCCTATTCTCATTATCAGTCTTTATGTTGATGATCTGATCTTCACTAGAAATAGTAAACGTTTTGGTGATGAATTCAAAAGCTCAATGAAGAGGGAGTTTGATATAACTGATTTGGGTAAAATGAGATATTTCCTCGACATTGAAGTTATACAAAGTAATACAAGAATTCTTATCTGTCAAAGACAATATGCTCGTGATGTGCTAGAACGATTCAATATGACCAAAAGTAACCTTGTATGA
- the LOC108340390 gene encoding alpha,alpha-trehalose-phosphate synthase [UDP-forming] 1 yields MPGNKYPGNSNQIPGRVERLLRERELRKSGRVIQLKEGNEVNGSSGEAFEKEKARLREEVSDAGDGVEGSRVRKGVGEERHETKPFRQRLLVVANRLPVSAVRKGEDAWSLEISAGGLVSALLGVKEFEARWIGWAGVNVPDEIGQKALTKALAEKRCIPVFLDEEIVHQYYNGYCNNILWPLFHYLGLPQEDRLATTRSFQSQFEAYEKANQMFADVVNKHYEEGDVVWCHDYHLMFLPKCLKKHNKKMKVGWFLHTPFPSSEIHRTLPSRSELLHSVLAADLVGFHTYDYARHFVSACTRILGLEGTPYGVEYQGKLTRVAAFPIGIDSERFIRALDLPAVQDHIKELQERFKGRKVMLGVDRLDMIKGIPQKILAFEKFLEEDPYWRDKVVLLQIAVPTRTDVPEYQKLTSQVHEIVGRINGRFGTLTTVPIHHLDRSLDFYQLCALYAVTDVALVTSLRDGMNLVSYEFVACQEKKKGVLILSEFAGAAQSLGAGAILVNPWNITEVAAAIGRALKMPSAEREKRHKHNFLHVKSHTAQEWAGTFVSELNDTVIEAQLRTRQVPPQLPTKTAIQSYQQSTNRLLILGFSGTLTEPVEKTGDQIKEMELKVHPKLRQPLTALCSDPNTTVVVLSGSGRQVLDDNFKEYDMWLAAENGMFLHPSKGEWMTTMPEHLNMEWLDSVKHVFEYFTERTPRSHFDYEERETSLVWNYKYADVEFGKLQARDMLQHLWTGPISNASVEVVQGSRSVEVRAVGVTKGAAIDRILGEIVHSKSMTSPIDYVLCIGHFLGKDEDIYSFFEPDLPSIGVGLPRSKVTSDGVKFPVERKPCLKEPPTKSGPKSSQNKATRPVSNSEKKSNNHISITPRRAAPEKVSWNVLDLKKENYFSCSIGRTRTNARYTLDSSDDVVTFLKELANASIRT; encoded by the exons ATGCCTGGGAACAAGTACCCCGGAAACTCGAACCAAATACCGGGGCGTGTGGAACGGCTTCTCAGAGAGAGAGAGCTGAGGAAGAGTGGGAGAGTGATTCAATTGAAGGAGGGGAATGAGGTCAATGGGAGCAGTGGTGAGGCTTTCGAGAAGGAGAAGGCGCGTTTGAGGGAAGAAGTGAGCGACGCGGGTGATGGTGTTGAAGGGAGTAGGGTGAGGAAAGGGGTGGGGGAAGAGAGGCATGAAACGAAGCCCTTTAGACAGAGGCTGTTGGTGGTTGCTAATAGGTTGCCGGTGTCGGCGGTAAGGAAAGGCGAGGACGCGTGGTCGTTGGAGATAAGTGCCGGTGGTCTCGTCAGCGCGTTGTTAG GTGTGAAGGAGTTTGAGGCAAGGTGGATAGGTTGGGCTGGAGTGAACGTGCCAGATGAGATTGGACAGAAGGCACTTACTAAAGCTTTGGCTGAAAAG AGGTGTATCCCTGTATTTCTTGACGAAGAGATTGTTCATCAGTATTATAATGGCTATTGCAACAATATATTGTGGCCCCTTTTCCACTACCTTGGACTTCCACAAGAAGACCGCCTTGCCACCACACGCAGTTTTCAGTCTCAGTTTGAGGCGTATGAGAAAGCAAATCAGATGTTTGCTGATGTTGTGAACAAGCACTATGAAGAGGGTGATGTTGTTTGGTGCCATGATTACCATCTTATGTTCCTTCCAAAATGCCTAAAgaaacataacaaaaaaatgaaagttggATGGTTTCTCCACACCCCTTTCCCTTCTTCTGAAATTCACAGGACACTGCCATCTCGTTCAGAGCTCCTGCATTCCGTTCTCGCTGCTGATTTAGTTGG TTTTCACACCTACGATTATGCAAGACATTTTGTTAGTGCCTGTACTCGCATCCTTGGACTTGAAGGTACACCTTATGGGGTTGAGTATCAAGGGAAGCTAACTCGAGTTGCTGCA TTTCCAATTGGGATAGACTCGGAACGATTTATACGAGCTCTTGACCTTCCCGCAGTACAAGATCACATCAAAGAACTACAAGAAAGATTTAAAGGCAGAAAG GTAATGTTAGGTGTTGATCGCCTTGATATGATTAAAGGAATCCCGCAGAAAATTCTAGCATTTGAAAAATTTTTGGAAGAAGATCCTTATTGGCGTGATAAAGTTGTTCTACTACAAATCGCTGTCCCGACAAGAACAGATGTTCCTGAGT aTCAAAAGCTTACAAGCCAGGTTCATGAAATAGTTGGGCGCATCAATGGCAGATTTGGAACGTTGACTACGGTTCCTATACATCACTTG GATCGCTCACTTGACTTTTATCAACTATGTGCTTTGTACGCTGTTACTG ATGTAGCACTAGTCACTTCTTTGAGGGATGGAATGAATCTTGTCAGCTATGAATTTGTGGCCTGCcaggaaaaaaagaaaggggTTCTCATTCTTAGTGAA TTTGCCGGTGCAGCACAGTCTCTTGGGGCTGGGGCAATTCTTGTCAACCCCTGGAACATTACAGAAGTTGCGGCTGCAATTGGCAGGGCTCTGAAGATGCCATCtgcagaaagagaaaagagacaTAAGCATAATTTTCTTCATGTAAAATCCCACACTGCTCAAGAATGGGCAGGAACCTTCGTAAG TGAACTAAATGACACTGTTATTGAGGCACAACTAAGGACAAGACAAGTTCCACCTCAACTTCCAACCAAGACTGCAATTCAAAGTTATCAGCAATCAACTAATCGATTGCTCATATTG GGATTCAGTGGAACTTTAACTGAACCAGTCGAGAAAACAGGTGATCAGATTAAGGAAATGGAACTTAAGGTGCATCCAAAACTGAGACAACCCTTGACAGCACTATGCAGTGATCCAAATACCACAGTTGTTGTGCTCAGTGGAAGTGGTAGACAAGTCCTGGATGAT AACTTCAAAGAATATGACATGTGGTTGGCGGCTGAGAATGGAATGTTTTTACATCCTTCAAAGGGTGAGTGGATGACGACAATGCCAGAGCATCTGAATATGGAATGGCTTGATAGTGTGAAG CATGTTTTTGAGTATTTCACAGAAAGAACACCTCGGTCACATTTTGATTATGAAGAAAGAGAAACTTCACTTGTATGGAATTACAAATATGCAG ATGTTGAGTTTGGAAAGCTTCAAGCAAGGGACATGCTGCAACATCTCTGGACAGGTCCAATTTCTAATGCATCAGTTGAAGTTGTTCAAGGGAGCCGATCTGTTGAGGTGCGAGCTGTTGGTGTTACGAAG GGAGCAGCCATTGACCGCATCTTGGGTGAGATAGTGCACAGTAAATCAATGACATCACCAATTGATTATGTTCTTTGCATAGGACATTTTCTGGGGAAG GACGAagatatttattcattttttgaGCCAGATCTTCCTTCTATTGGTGTGGGCCTTCCGCGAAGCAAGGTAACATCAGATGGAGTTAAGTTTCCTGTTGAGAGGAAACCGTGTTTGAAGGAACCACCAACTAAGAGCGGACCAAAGTCATCTCAAAATAAGGCAACACGACCAGTGTCAAATTCTGAGAAGAAATCAAACAATCATATCTCCATTACACCACGAAGGGCAGCACCTGAAAAGGTTTCATGGAACGTCCTCGACCTTAAGAAAGAGAATTACTTCTCTTGTTCCATTGGACGAACTCGAACAAATGCTCGGTATACGCTTGATTCATCCGACGATGTTGTTACATTTCTGAAGGAACTAGCTAATGCTTCTATCCGAACGTAG